Proteins encoded by one window of Pseudorca crassidens isolate mPseCra1 chromosome 3, mPseCra1.hap1, whole genome shotgun sequence:
- the HIGD2A gene encoding HIG1 domain family member 2A, mitochondrial, translating to MATPGPVTPEAPFEPSQPPVIEGFSPSVYSTSESFKEKFLRKTRENPMVPIGCLGTAAALTYGLYCFHRGQSQRSQLMMRTRIAAQGFTVVAILMGLAASTMKSRP from the exons ATGGCGACTCCTGGCCCCGTCACTCCGGAGGCACCCTTTGAACCATCGCAGCCCCCAGTCATTGAGGGCTTTAGCCCCAGTGTATACAGCACTTCGGAAAGCTTCAAGGAAAAGTTTCTTCGCAAGACCCGCGAGAACCCAATGGTACCCATAG GCTGCCTGGGCACAGCGGCCGCCCTTACCTACGGCCTCTACTGCTTCCACCGGGGTCAGAGCCAGCGCTCCCAGCTCATGATGCGCACCCGAATCGCCGCCCAGGGCTTCACGGTCGTAGCcatcttgatgggtctggctgcATCCACTATGAAATCTCGACCCTGA
- the NOP16 gene encoding nucleolar protein 16, translating to MPKAKGKTRRQKFGYNVNRKRLNRNARRKAAPRIECSHIRHAWDQTKSVRQNLADMGLAMDPNRAVPLLKRKVKALEVDVEEGPKELMRKPYVLNDLEAEASLPEKKGNTLSRDLIDYVCYMVENHGEDYKAMARDEKNYYQDTPKQIRNKINVYKRFYPAEWQAFVDSLQKNKMEVE from the exons ATGCCTAAAGCCAAGGGGAAGACCCGGAGGCAGAAGTTCGGTTATAATGTTAACCGGAAGCGTCTGAACCGGAATGCTCGACGGAAGGCAGCGCCGCGGATCGAATG CTCCCACATCCGACATGCCTGGGACCAGACCAAATCGGTGCGGCAGAACCTGGCCGACATGGGTTTGGCTATGGACCCCAACAGGGCAGTGCCCCTTCTTAAGAGAAAG GTAAAGGCCCTGGAAGTGGACGTGGAGGAGGGGCCTAAGGAGCTCATGCGGAAGCCCTATGTGCTCAATG ACCTGGAGGCAGAAGCCAGCCttccagaaaagaaaggaaatacgcTATCTCGGGATCTCATTGACTATGTTTGCTACATGGTGGAGAACCATGGGGAGGACTATAAG GCTATGGCCCGGGATGAGAAGAATTACTATCAAGATACCCCAAAACAGATTCGGAATAAGATCAACGTCTATAAGCGTTTTTACCCAGCGGAGTGGCAAGCCTTTGTCGATTCGTTGCAAAAGAATAAGATGGAGGTTGAGTGA